In the Salvia splendens isolate huo1 chromosome 16, SspV2, whole genome shotgun sequence genome, AGTGTAACTTGTGCTTTAAATTCCATTGCCGTTTCTCAGTAAAAAAAATGTTGGAAAAGTTCCACGGAAAATTCACAAAGCTGCGAGGGAGAAGCTGAAACGCGCCAGCATGAATGGATTATTCTCGGATTTGGGGAAGACACTTGGTATATCTGGTAATCTAAGTTTGTATTAACCTCAAATTCAGTTTTAATAGCAGTTTGTGTGATGTTAGTTTGAGGATTGTTATTGCAATTCAGATGTAGATCATCAGAACAGCGGCAAGGCATCTATGCTGAGAGAGACGATCCGTCTCCTCGGCGAATTGGTTGCTCAGATGGACAGCCTGAAAAAGGAGAATGCAACTCTCTTATCTGAATATAATTATGTAAGATCTTGACTGATGCATTTTTTAGATTTATCCTTATTTGTTTGTAAATAAACATGACTGATTCACATTCTTAGAATTGTGTTTCCTACTTTGTTAATTGAATTAACATGATTGATTTACAAAATTTGGTGTCATTCGATTCTTGGAATACTGTCTGAGCAATCATGGTGTGTGAACTGTGATGTCAGATCACAGCTGAGAAGAACGAGCTCGTTGAGGAAGCTAGTGGTTTAGATGCGCAAGTGAAGGGGCTAAAGAGAGAAATAGACGAGAGGGCTATCTGTTCAAACGCACACGTGTCTCAACCATCGACAACACAGTTACCCGAAGGCCATGTTGCAATGCCACTCATCGGGCATGCCTCAGAGGCGGCAGCCCCTGTCGTTGGTCCTGTGCTGGTCGTGCCATTGCATCACGAGCCACAACTCCAAGGCTTCCCTAACCCCTTCCCAGGTATGGATGGGCCTAAGGTTCCCTCTGGTGTGAGCAAACCGCGTCCCCGTTACCCTTCGTCGTCTGATTCATGGCCTTCTCATATTCTCACCAAGTAGTGTAAGAGTAGAATGGAATGGTTGAAGATGTTTGAAAGTTAGTCAGGCAGCTTTATTGCTGAAATGAGGATCAAATGGAGCATTTTGATGTTCGAGTTAGAATTCGATTTTCTTTGTATATTGGTTAGTACTATATTAGTAAAGGGATGCAAATCTTGTAGGGAACTGTCGTTTATTCTGTAAATTGTTTCTACTTTGATAAAAGTTGTGATAAAAACCATAGTATAAGGGGataaaaaatgagataaaaaGCAAAATTATACATACACGTGGAAGAGAGAGAGGTAGGAAGAGATAGAAGAGACGTCGATGGCACATAGAAAAGATGAAGACAGACAAAGTATTGTTTCACATAGATACGAGACGAATATTTATTAAGATAGTGAGACTAATAAACTTATAATAACAATATAAAATTGGCACCATTGAGAGCGTTTGTAGTACTATTATATATTTACAAATAGGGAGTAGAGTACTAATGGAAATAATATATTTGAATTTAGTTCCAACACTGTCATAACAATACTCTCTAGACCTTGCTAATTCCATGTTTTTAATTTGTGACATTGGCACATTGCGAAATTGAGTGTAATTTTTTTACAACACATCCAAAGCACGAGATAAAAGATAAATTTACATATGtaattataaataaagaaataatttGGCTATAGTTTTTGGTCACTTTACAGTTTCATTTAATTATTGTAAACAGAATCCCAGGGGCGTAATTGGCAATATCAATATGCAACCAAATTACAATTAATTAGCCATTATTTAATTCAAGAGCAAAACCCTAATAAAACAAGTCCGAGTCTTTTCATTGCGGCAAGAAAACCCCGAACTTCCGCGGCCGGCCACCTTCCCCACCGCCTCACGCTGGCAGTCTCGAAGTTCAAGCCATCTCGCGGCAAATCATGTCAGCGAAATGGCGTGCCATACAGCACCGCCACAAATACACTTACAGCGCGGTGCTGTTCCCGCCACACTTCACTGAGGCATTGAATCAAACACCTGATCGGTCCGCCTTCTTCTCCGAACTCAAGCACCTGATTTCACTCAACTCCACCTATGCCCAGCTCGAACACGTCAAGAAAGTCGCTGCAGCGTTTTCCACTCTGCTGTCCGTCCCAAACGCCGACGAAAACGCAGTTTCCTCTGCGGTGAAGTTGTATTTGGAGATTCTCTTCCTGGAGAACTCGTTGCCGTTGCATAGGACATTAGCTTCTGCTCTGGCCAAGTGCAAGTACCACCGGAATTTGATCGAGGATTGCTTCCTGCTGCTCTGCGAAGAGTATGGCGGTGGGAGAAATGCTAGCAATGGTTCAAGATTCTGTGTTTCAAGAGCAGCGTTGTCGATGATGGGCACACCCAAATTGGGGTATGTGGTTGAAGTGGTGGAGCAATGCGCTATTTTGGTGGCTTTGGATGTGATTTCTGGATTGCAGAGCATTGTTAAAGAAACGGATGAGCTATCTCGGCCTTCTCCGATTGTAATGGAGCAATGCCAGGAGGCACTCTCGTGTATGTACTACCTGCTTCAGCGCTTTCCCGAAAAGTTCTATGACAGTTTGAGTGATCAGAGTGTGATGGCGATGGCTTTTTCGAGTGTTTTGAGCATATTGAAGTCGGCAGCATTTTCTAGGGACTGCTTTGTGGCAGCTGGAGTGTGTTTCTGTGCAGCCTTGCAGGTGTGCTTGAGTCCCGATGATCTTGGTGTGTTTGTAATGCATGGTATATTTAGTCAGCCTGGTGTTCGAAATCTTGATATCAGCCTTGATGCTGTGGTAGAGAAAATTCCATTTAAGGGTAATTTGGTTAATGAGATACTTAGTGTTTCAACTCTTAGTAGACTTTGCTTGATAAGAGGAATACTGACCGCAGTTTCAAGAACAGTTCTTGACACACATTACATTGTGGCAAGCGAGGGCTGTGTAGAATCTGGTGCCGGTGCTTCCACGGTCAAGACAATACTTTATGATGCTATTTTGCCTGAATTATGTTTCTATGCTGAAAATCCTAGAGATAGTCATTCTAATTTTCATGCATTAACCGTGATGCAAATATGTCTGCAGCAGATAAAAACATTACTATTAGGTGATAGTAATGGAAACGCGGATAATTATGATCCGATACCTGAGGAGATGGGGGCAAGGATATTAAAGACAGTGTGGAATAATTTGGAAGACCCTCTAAGTCAAACTGTAAAACAAGTTCATCTTATTTTTGATCTCTACTTAGACATCCAATCAAGCCTTCATTGGGCGGATGGTAGTGAAAATATTAAGATGTTCTTGAGGAAGATTGCTTCTGATCTTCTCTGTCTAGGGCCACGTTGCAAGGGAAGATATGTTCCTTTAGCCTCCCTGACCAGGAGGTTGGGTGGTAAAGCTATTCTAGTAATGAATCCAGATTTGCTGTTCGAAACTGCAAATGCATACATTGATGATGATGTTTGCTGTGCTTCCACAACATTTCTCAAGTGTTTACTTGAGTGTTTAAGAGATGAATATTGGAGCAGTGATGGTGTTGAAAATGGGTATACAAAATATAGACGTCTCTGCTTGTTGCCATTTTTACAAGGACTTGCTTTTGGCGTCGCCAAGCTGCGCTCCAACTTGAATACTTATGCATTGCCAGCTCTACTTGACCTTGATTTGGACAGCATATTCTCTATGCTCGCATTAATAGGGATTGAAGGGGATGCTAGCTCCCTAGGGCTTAACGGGGATGACGGCTTCTTATCTGCCTCCGCAGATGTCAGTTCTACAGATATAACTTTAGGACTTGAACAACGAATTGCAGTTTTGGTATCTTTACTCAAGGTATCTCGTGGACTTGCACTTATAGAAGGAGACATTGATTGGTATGACTATTCAGCACTATCCCGTGAAGGTGCACTACTTGATATGGAGAATAGTAATTTACACTGTGTTGTTTTAGTGAAGGGCATAGAGGTTAAAATCCCAGTCAAATGGCTCGTATTAGCTTTGACTCATATAGATGAGTCACTTCGCATGGATGCAGCCGAAACTCTATTCTTAAACCCAAAGACGGCCAGTCTGCCTTCACCTTTGGAACTTAGCCTGATAAGAAGAGCTATACCTCTGAACATGAGATGTTGCTCTACTGCTTTTCAAATGAAGTGGAACAGCTTGTTCAGAAAGTTCTTTTCTCGTGTCCGAACAGCATTGGAGAGACAGATTAAGCTTGGAGCATGGAAGCCTCTTCCTCCTGGGAGTCCAAAAGGAGAGGGTTTATTTATAGGAGCTGAGGAAACCAGAATACACAGGGCGgattatctttttaattttataaagtgGTTTAGTCgatttttattcttttcctGCTATCCTTCTGCTCCATATGAGAGAAAGACAATGGCTATGGAGCTCATACTGATAATGTCGAATGTTTGGCCTGTTGTTCCAACTTTGCATGGAAATGAGGATGGATTTTGTTTAACAAACAATCTGTATCCGTACAGGAAAGGTTATACATCACCTGATTCAACCTTGCTGCTTGTTGGGTCGATTGTTGATAGTTGGGATAGATTGAGAGAGTGTTCACTtcaaattttactttattttcctaCTCCACTTCCTGGCATTTGTAGTCCCGAATCTGTCCGCCAGGCAGTTATATGGGCCAAAAAGCTGATCTGCAGTCCACGTGTACGTGAAAGTGATGCTGGAGCTCTGACTCTACGGCTTCTTTTCAGGAAGTACGTGTTAGATCTAAGCTGGATTGTCCAGCCATCGTCTAATGTTGTCTCATTATGTTCGGAGGCTGAACGGTCAAATGAGGAATATCAAATTTGCACATCCAGCTCTCCTGTTGTAAGTTATATGACATCACTTATTGATTGGTTGCTTGCTGCTGCGGAAGATGCTGAGAAAAATCTTTCAGAAGCATGCAAGAATAGTTTTGTTCATGGTATATTACTCGCCCTTCGCTACACATTTGAGGAACTGGATTGGAATTCCAATGTATTTCAGAATAGGAATGCTGAAATGAAGCATTTATTCGAAAGACTCTTGGAGTTGGTCATGAGAATAACTACCTTGGCCCTTTGGGTAGTCTCAGCTGATGCTTGGCACTTACCTGAGGACATGGAAGAAATGATGGATGACGAGGCATTGACTCTGGATATTCCTGACGAGATTGATTCATCTGCCTCAGATTCTCAGATTGAGGTCAACGTTGAAAAAACGGCAGAGGAAGAGGAGATTAAGCCCTCTGAACAGATTGTTATGGTTGGTTGCTGGCTTGCAATGAAAGAGGTAATCTCAACATTAataatttcaattatatttCGCACAACTGTGAAAATGGTGAATATCAATAGAACTCACCGAGTATAGTTGCTAGCATTGATAACATTTTACTAATTATTTCCAACTTATTTCTAGGTGAGCCTTCTCCTTGGCACGGTAATTAGAAAAATTCCTTTACCCACTTCAGATGAAATGAGGAAATCAATCTCTAATGCTACTGATGAGTCCATTCTGCCATCTGATGCACTGCTTGATATACAACAACTAGAGACAATTGGCAACCATTTCTTGGAAGTCCTTCTCAAAATGAAACATAATGGTGCCATTGATAAGACAAGGGCTGGGTTCACAGCTCTTTGTAACCGCCTGCTTTGCTCTAACGACCCTAGGTAATGTGTTGAAGTTCTTTTATCCACTGATGAAAAGGAGTGTGTTCATATCATAATTTGTTATTTCCATGTATTTGAATGCTCATTTTTGTTCTTACAATGCTTCCTGTTTGGATTCTCCTGGtctttctctctttatttctAAAGAGTACCGATAATTATATATTACTCCTTGCTTGTGTGCACATAGCTAACCAATTCAATAGGGCCACTGATAAGTGATACCTCAAGTATATGTTCAAAGGTGGCGTTTGATCCACTTATACAAATTACTTGGAGACTCTGAATGGAAGTAACATGTTTGATTTTACTGCTGCTTCATGTGCAGGCTATGTCAATTGACAGAGTCTTGGATGGAGCGATTGATGGAAAGAACTGCGGCTAAGGGACAAACAGTGGATGACCTCTTAAGAAGAAGTGCGGGTATACCTGCAGCATTCATTGCCTTTTTTCTCTCGGAGCCTGAGGGAGCACCAAAGAGACTACTACCAAGGGCACTACGGTGGCTATTAGATGTAGTTACGAACTCTTTAGCCGATCAACTAAAAGCAAGCAGCATATATAGTGACTCTTGCAATGGGTCCTTGTCCAAGTCTAGGCAGGCAAATGGCAGCCCTCCAGCTTCTGTTACAAATGGTTATGTAGAAATATCAAAGTTTCGGGATGAGGGTGTTGTTCCCACTGTGCATGCTTTCAATGTTCTTAGGGCAACTTTCAATGACACAAACCTGGCAACTGATACATCAGGTTTTTCTGCGGAGGCATTGATAATCTCAATACGTTCCTTTTCTTCTCCATATTGGGAGGTTCGCAACAGTGCTTGTCTTTCATATACTGCTTTGGTACGTCGGATGATTGGATTTCTTAATGTACAAAAAAGAGATTCTGCGAGGCGAGCTATAACTGGGCTTGAGTTTTTTCACAGGTAAGATTCTTTAATCACAATTGTTATTTTGTAATTCTCTTTTACTCCATTTGTTAGGAGTGGGTGAATGTGTAGTAACTGCTACACCTGGTAATATTGTTTTCTGACTGGGTCTTACATAACTCCAATTATTGATACTCCAATGTGTGTTAATCAAAAATCCAATCAATTATACGTGACCCATAAAAATTGTTAATTGGTCCTTCCTCTATGTTTATTCCTTCCAAATATTTGATCatacttttttctattttcatctTTTAGAATATGGTTTATGTTATTTGACTTATTCTTCGCCTTCCACTGTAGGTACCCCAAATTGCATTCGTTCTTTCTCAATGAACTGAATGTAGCTACTGAATCACTTTCAGAAGGCTCTTCAGATGAGTTGGGATCCAACATGAAAAATAATGTACACCCAAGCTTATGTCCAATGCTGATATTTTTGTCTCGGCTCAAACCTTCTCCGATTTCGAGTGAAACAGGAGATAGTTTGGAACCTTTTCTTTTAATGCCATTCATCAGGAGGTGTTCATTCCAAAGCAACCTCCGGATTCGTGTACTTGCAGCTAGAGCTTTAACAGGTCTAGTATCCAACGAGAAATTGCATATTGTGTTGCTTACAATTGCTTCGGAGCTGCCTCATGAGAGAAGCCACAGTTCATCCAGTAATGGGGCATCCTGTTCTTTCAATTCGATTCACGGAATGTTATTGCAGCTGAATGCTCTGATTGATACCAATTGTAGAAACTTATCTGATCCCTCTAAAAGAGATACTCTTCTGCACGAATTGATTCAAATCTTAGCAACACGATCATGGATTGCAAGACCAAGACAGTGTCCCTCTCCTGTGCTTAACGGCTGCATGGTAAAGCTACTCGACAATATGCTCAGTATTGCAGGAACCTGTGAAGCGAGCAAAAGTGCTGATACTATTTGGAACCTCCTCTGGGAGTTATCTTCAGAATGTTTAGATTTGGAACCTGCTGGTTGCCCGTTGTACTTTGATCCAACTATTCCAGAACTCCGCAAACAAGCTGCAACGTCCTACTTCAATTGTATTTTTGCTACATCTAAAGATATTGCTGAAGATGAAATTGTGGACGGAATGGCTTCCTCCACACCTGCTACTAGTTTGATGAGAGCAGTTGGAAACGAGGCTGTCTATAGCAGATTTCAAGAAAGGCTCGTTCGCTCCATGTCGGATGCATCATATGAAGTGCGAATTGCCTCGTTGAAGTGGCTTTTCTTGTTCCTGAAGAGAGGGAAATGTACAGGTAATACTTGCCGGGATCAGTTCTACTGCAAGACTCTGAAAATGTGCCTGACTAATATCAATCTTCAAGATACGCTCGTGAAGCTTCTTACTTCAGAGAGACATCATAGATGCGTGCAATATCTTCTCAAAAATCTTTACACCTGGAACTCACTTAAATTTGAAGACAACCACCCGAGCCCAGAACCAAGATTCATTTGTGATATGGACCGCTGTTCAGTATTCAAGTTATGGAACAATTTAgtttccttgttcaagattacAAGGC is a window encoding:
- the LOC121770733 gene encoding transcription factor bHLH47-like, with the translated sequence MASQSADSADDHLKSPSSKKNVGKVPRKIHKAAREKLKRASMNGLFSDLGKTLGISDVDHQNSGKASMLRETIRLLGELVAQMDSLKKENATLLSEYNYITAEKNELVEEASGLDAQVKGLKREIDERAICSNAHVSQPSTTQLPEGHVAMPLIGHASEAAAPVVGPVLVVPLHHEPQLQGFPNPFPGMDGPKVPSGVSKPRPRYPSSSDSWPSHILTK
- the LOC121771785 gene encoding thyroid adenoma-associated protein homolog; protein product: MSAKWRAIQHRHKYTYSAVLFPPHFTEALNQTPDRSAFFSELKHLISLNSTYAQLEHVKKVAAAFSTLLSVPNADENAVSSAVKLYLEILFLENSLPLHRTLASALAKCKYHRNLIEDCFLLLCEEYGGGRNASNGSRFCVSRAALSMMGTPKLGYVVEVVEQCAILVALDVISGLQSIVKETDELSRPSPIVMEQCQEALSCMYYLLQRFPEKFYDSLSDQSVMAMAFSSVLSILKSAAFSRDCFVAAGVCFCAALQVCLSPDDLGVFVMHGIFSQPGVRNLDISLDAVVEKIPFKGNLVNEILSVSTLSRLCLIRGILTAVSRTVLDTHYIVASEGCVESGAGASTVKTILYDAILPELCFYAENPRDSHSNFHALTVMQICLQQIKTLLLGDSNGNADNYDPIPEEMGARILKTVWNNLEDPLSQTVKQVHLIFDLYLDIQSSLHWADGSENIKMFLRKIASDLLCLGPRCKGRYVPLASLTRRLGGKAILVMNPDLLFETANAYIDDDVCCASTTFLKCLLECLRDEYWSSDGVENGYTKYRRLCLLPFLQGLAFGVAKLRSNLNTYALPALLDLDLDSIFSMLALIGIEGDASSLGLNGDDGFLSASADVSSTDITLGLEQRIAVLVSLLKVSRGLALIEGDIDWYDYSALSREGALLDMENSNLHCVVLVKGIEVKIPVKWLVLALTHIDESLRMDAAETLFLNPKTASLPSPLELSLIRRAIPLNMRCCSTAFQMKWNSLFRKFFSRVRTALERQIKLGAWKPLPPGSPKGEGLFIGAEETRIHRADYLFNFIKWFSRFLFFSCYPSAPYERKTMAMELILIMSNVWPVVPTLHGNEDGFCLTNNLYPYRKGYTSPDSTLLLVGSIVDSWDRLRECSLQILLYFPTPLPGICSPESVRQAVIWAKKLICSPRVRESDAGALTLRLLFRKYVLDLSWIVQPSSNVVSLCSEAERSNEEYQICTSSSPVVSYMTSLIDWLLAAAEDAEKNLSEACKNSFVHGILLALRYTFEELDWNSNVFQNRNAEMKHLFERLLELVMRITTLALWVVSADAWHLPEDMEEMMDDEALTLDIPDEIDSSASDSQIEVNVEKTAEEEEIKPSEQIVMVGCWLAMKEVSLLLGTVIRKIPLPTSDEMRKSISNATDESILPSDALLDIQQLETIGNHFLEVLLKMKHNGAIDKTRAGFTALCNRLLCSNDPRLCQLTESWMERLMERTAAKGQTVDDLLRRSAGIPAAFIAFFLSEPEGAPKRLLPRALRWLLDVVTNSLADQLKASSIYSDSCNGSLSKSRQANGSPPASVTNGYVEISKFRDEGVVPTVHAFNVLRATFNDTNLATDTSGFSAEALIISIRSFSSPYWEVRNSACLSYTALVRRMIGFLNVQKRDSARRAITGLEFFHRYPKLHSFFLNELNVATESLSEGSSDELGSNMKNNVHPSLCPMLIFLSRLKPSPISSETGDSLEPFLLMPFIRRCSFQSNLRIRVLAARALTGLVSNEKLHIVLLTIASELPHERSHSSSSNGASCSFNSIHGMLLQLNALIDTNCRNLSDPSKRDTLLHELIQILATRSWIARPRQCPSPVLNGCMVKLLDNMLSIAGTCEASKSADTIWNLLWELSSECLDLEPAGCPLYFDPTIPELRKQAATSYFNCIFATSKDIAEDEIVDGMASSTPATSLMRAVGNEAVYSRFQERLVRSMSDASYEVRIASLKWLFLFLKRGKCTGNTCRDQFYCKTLKMCLTNINLQDTLVKLLTSERHHRCVQYLLKNLYTWNSLKFEDNHPSPEPRFICDMDRCSVFKLWNNLVSLFKITRHAKTRQALICCLGVCAKRISTLCMSFISSEVEMETDPSRAFSDFYDALSYFVELIEQNSDASEPVTMRKAAAESMIASEMLSHAAPLGSLIYNNPISNGDISSRFKQEEAIKMYGRRVLNLWLACIRLLEDEDVGLRKKLALDVQKSFPSGEPTEVFEPAVGTSQVEKVIESCFEHLSTVFGHWIDYMDYLCCWVMNIANHTNYVSSGGDLVRQVFDKEIDNHHEEKLLICQLCCSHLERIPVSKMSGARDLLQKWRSRFFEQMMAFIHDHVGRRQCDDWIGGAGNHKDTFLPLYANLSAFYALSNCLLEEEDESSRQRMLGDVSALEEAMAPFLCNPLISNLYLVVVKSHEKYLGEKAENLNQKWRENDTLWGEFNPYFLL